In the genome of Drosophila kikkawai strain 14028-0561.14 chromosome 2R, DkikHiC1v2, whole genome shotgun sequence, the window aaaacattgtATATCAGATCGCTCTGCACTAATTTCaggtcaaaaaaatttgtcaatccaacgaaaggtttgtttaaaagtcatcacttttttttgattatcaactaattttgaatttaaattttaggagaagataggaataaggtaaGGTAAtaatgtacgtcaaagtagaaacggaacgtctcaatttaatttgttttaatcagtcgaagttggggcgagataaagttcgccgggtccgctagtagtaatataattctattttaaattgctataactttaatttgcaaaaagaaTGGTAAAAAagcgatactatcgatagtatcgaattTTCGTATTCAAaacatcgaaaatatcgaatggtgccactatcgatagtttcccaACTCTACCAGAGAGTGCGGGTGTGCGGTCACACAACCAGCTGGTCAGCTGTTCGCGGCCAGTGCTGGAAAGCGTGCCAGTGCCAGTATGGACAAGCTTTTGGTCCTGGGAAATTCGCCGTTAAACTTGAACTCAACGTTCATCTGAAATCAGAAAAACAACgcagaaaataagaaaaatataattaaaccaaaaatagAACACTTGGGGGGCACCGGCTCCATTAATAGAATCACCCGCACCTGGAggccaagaagaagaagcagagcTTCGCACCACTGGACCTCGCACACGGTCACTCTAGCCGGGACCTGCTCCAacaacgtttttttttctctccgCACGCGGCACCATGGAcggtataaataaatacaacgaaTTTGTGGCGCTGCACAAGCCCCAGCTGGAATCTTCCTCGATTCCGATGCACTTCTGGCCGGCGCTTTACCGCAAACTGGCCGCGGATACCTTCGATGCCGGCGAGGCACTGCAGCTGATGTTGATTGActacgacgaggacgaggagcaGAATCCTGCAGAAGACGATGACAGCCCCAATCCCGTGTTTGCCTTGGGCGTAGCCAGGGATCAAGGTATCAGGGCTAGTGATCCTCAGGCCATCTACCTGATAGACCACGCCTGGACCTTCCGGCTAAACAGCGCGCggcagcagttgcagcagtACCCGCACCTGGCGGATCGCCTGTCGGCCATCACGGGCGTGGATCTGGAGCTGGAGGACCGCATCGACAAGATACTGCGCCGTCTGTGGAAGTACTGCCACGCCTACTCCATTGGGAGCGAGGGGTTGACTGACGAGGAGCGCCAGCCCATCTGGTATGTGATGGACGAGGTCGGCTCAGCGGTGAATCACTCCGATGACCCAAACTTCCGGCTGGTGCCTCTACTCTACCTGAACACCCAGACCACGTTTAGCGTGCTGTTCCCCATCCGCGATTGCGAGGCAGGCGAACAGGTGACCCGCGATGTGGTGGAGTACGTTGCCAAGGAGGCGCCGCAGAGGGCTGCCCTGCTACTGCCATGGCGCGATGCCGACCTGACGGGTGAGAGCTTCTTGCAGGTGGAACCGCGAGCGGATTACTTCACCAGCGGCCACATCGCCGAGACTTATCCCAAAGAAAACACGGATCCTCTGCCATCTCGGTCACGTTGCGACCCGTTAAAGGTCTACGCGGAGTACGAGGTGGTGCGGCAGCATCTCACGTCTCCGGAGTTCCTTCTGGTTAGCAACGAACAGGAGGCCGATGTCCTGTGGCTCACCCACCACTTCAAGACCTTCGAGGAGTTGGCCGATCAGTCACCCGGCAAGTTCATCAACCAGTTCCCATTCGAGTACGTAATCACCATCAAGGATCTGCTCAGCATCGTGGGTCGTCGGGCGGCCAAGGAGCACCACAACGGGCTTACGCTGGACACGTATCCCGACTGGCTGCCCACCACCTACAACCTGTCCACGGAGCTCAGGGAGTTCGCTGCCTATTATCAGACGAGAGCAGCCAAGGGCCTCGATAACCACTGGATCATCAAGCCCTGGAACCTGGCACGTGGCCTGGACACCTACATCACCGACAACATCCGGCAGATTGTGCGTCTGCCAGCCACGGGGCCCAAGATTGCCCAGAAGTACATCGAGCGACCGGTTCTGTTCAGGCGCGAGGAGCTGGAGGGACGCGTCAAGTTCGACATTCGCTATGTAATCCTCCTGAAAAGCGTCAAGCCCCTGAAGGCGTATGTGCATCGCAAGTTCTTTCTGCGCTTTGCCAACCATCCCTTCTCGCTGGACAACTTTGACGACTACGAGAAGCACTACACGGTCATGAACTACCAGGAGGAGGCCCAGCTGCACCACGTCAAGTGCGAGGACTTTGTAACCCTCTGGCAGGAGCAGTACCCGGAGAACGACTGGTCTGTTTTGGAGCAGGAGATCTGCAGCATGCTGTACGAGGTGCTGCAGTGCGCCAGCCAAGCAGACCCGCCCTGCGGCCTGGCTCCCTGTGCCCAATCCCGAGCTCTATATGCCGCCGACATCATGCTCCGTTGGACTGATGATGAGGAGAGGGTGATGCGGCCTCAGCTACTGGAGATCAACTGGACGCCGGACTGCAAGCGGGCCTGCGACTACTATCCCGAGTTCTTTAACGACATCTTCCGGCTGCTCTTTCTGGACGAGGAGAACGACGAGAGCTTCCGCCTGCTGAGGCCAGAGAAAGATCAATAAACTTATGCTTATTCGTGTACTTTATTTCTAGCCTATGAAAAACTTAAATAGCTTGCATTTTGTACAATATACaagtaggtgtgtgtgtgtgtatgcttcTATGCGTGGGGAACCAAGTGCTCAAGGCTTGACCAGCTGGTGGCTGGTGGTGTAGCTTATGTTTCTATCATAGCTTGGACAGGCTCAAGGTTGAGAGTCAAGAATTCAGTGTCGAGTTCAAAGAGTGAGCTTACAGTTAACGCGTCTTACAATTCTCAATTGCAAATGGCACTTGATGAACGATGAATACATGAAATTAAGAGTGAAAATGAACATGTCTCGGATAATATCCCATGAATATAAACTAGATTAGTTGTAGTCACTTATTTAAACTTAAGGCAACGTTGAAGGCACCCAAGTCAGGCAAAAAGGCGTTTCAAACATAAAGTAAATATGTTCTCAAGGGTCTTGTCTCTGAATAATACACCTACGAACTAATAGTGCGTGAAAATGCAATGCGAAAACGTCTATGAATGAATCTTACTTCTAGCTAAGTCTAACTTATAAACTCTAGGGCTCGAGTACAACCGCTAAACGCAGACCTCGTCAAAGTCCAGGCGCACCTTCTCGTCCGCGGACGCTAGCTTATGTATAGTCTTTTTAATGCGCAGCGCCGGCAGACGCACATTGGGATTCTGGTGCCAGCACTCCTTCATTAGCTTGGACATGCCGGCCAGCAACTGCAAGGAAGACGAAATGAAACCAATTAAATTCTAATCTCTGAGATACTAGTTCAAGGACCTACCGAGTCTGAGCTCCAGCGATTGGGTATGGAGGGCCTGTAGTTGTCGGTGCAGACCACTTTGCGCATATCCTCAAAGCTGGGATCCATGGGCACCACATCAGAGAACGGCACCTTGTACTCCTCGGCAATTCCGCACGCAATTGTGCGGCGACATACCTCCCACAGAACCAGTCCGAAAGCGTAGATATCAGTGCGTCGTAGCGCCTCAAAGCATTCCAAGTCAATGCTGCTCCGGAAAACACATTATTAAGGACATATTCCTTGAGATATTCATAACTTTACAAGCTTTACCTCTCGTCCAAAACTTCTGGGGCCATGTAGCGTTTGGTGCCCACCTTGGGATTGTTGCCCAGATCCAATAGTCCTGTCTCATGCGAGTGGGTGACAGCCAGACCAAAATCGGCTATCACACAGGTTCCGTTCGAAGTGACCAAAATGTTCTTTGACTTCAGATCTCGATGCGCCATTGCTGGCTTTCCTTGCTTGCCAAATATCTCTGTATGCAGGTGCACCAATCCATTAGCTATCGATAGACAAATCCAAACCATGTCGTTGCGGCTCAAGGCATTGCGGTTAAGGTGATCGAAGAGGGAGCCCAGCGGGTAATAGTGCGTCATCAGCCAGAGTTGTGTGCACGAGTTGCGCGACGTCATGTCGGAGCCAATGAAGCCGAGTATATTTTCGTGGCGGAGCAAAACGGTGCTGTGAAAATACGATAAGAATTGTTGATtcacaaaaggcaaaaaggtAATAACAAATGACTCTCACCTGTATATCTCCGTCTCCCGCTTCCAGGACTCCTCGTCGCGACTGAAGAATATCTTTACGGCTATGCTCTCGCCGTGCCAGTGGCCTCGCCATACCTCGCCGTACTTGCCGCGCCCTATACACTCGATCAAGGTGACCTGCTTCGCCAGTGTGCGCTGCACCAGCAACGGTAGTCCGCTGCCCGATCCGGAGGTAACAGAATGCTGCAAATACTCCCTCAGAGTACTGTCGCCGGCGCTGGTGGCGCGCAGCAGCTCGTCGTTAACCAGATACGATTCCGGGTCCTCTTTGGTGCGCGAGGCATGAAGACGCTTGCGATGGCTACGTCGGATGAAGAATATGGCCACTACGCCCAGCAGAGTGATGATCAAAAAGGGACCCAGAATGGCCAGGGACATCTTGCCGATCCTGTTGGTGTCCGCCGTGACAGTGACACTGGCGAAGGGCGCCAGATCGGGAAAGTCGCCGCTATTGCAGTAGTCGCCGTTGCAGCAGACCAGGCTGTAGTAGTTGTCCGTATTCCGTTTGCTGGGACCATTGAGCTTGTTCGGCGAGCTTTGCCGGCACAGCGGCAGCTGTTCGAACGAGGTGGTGCAGCCGCGGGACACCTTTTCGTGGCCGTCGGCATCGCGGGTGCGGGACTTCCAGCACTGTTTTGATAAGCAGAGGAGATTAGTTACGGATTTCAGCTTGGCCCAGAATGAAACTTACCTGAATGGCGTTCTGGCAGGTGTGGGAAGACTCCAAGGGATCATGGCAAGGCGGCTCGCAGGAGTAGCATTTGTATCTGTTGAAAAAGAGAGGGGTTAAtaggttttaaaatatagtgATAGGAACAGGGAAATGAACTGAAATGGCCAGGAAAACCAAGCCCGAATAGGTTACCTTCTTTTCATGCGGCGCTTGCTCTTAATGTGTCTTCTAATCAAGGATTAGCAGCGTGTTAAATGGGCGGTTAAAGGTATTAGCAAATACAGTGATTTTTGCCGAAAGGCAGGAAGGgtaaaccaaaaaccaaaatttaaattaagatctaatcacctgggatgcgtTTGCACGGAGTTCTGTGGCACCGCCGGCAGCTCCTTGCCATTGATGGGGGCGGACGGCTCCATGTCTATGTCCTGAATCTCTTCCAGCAGCCGAACGCTGATTTCCGCtgaaaaaaagaagacaacaaaaaaacaaacgcaCATCAAACACATGCATACAGCACACATGCACACGCCAcagactcacacacacactcgccccACCAAGTTCTGTATACACACGGAACTCTGGAGTGCGCTGGTGTGGGTGGGCCAATCATTGAGAAAATGCACTTATGCTGCGTACGCCCACGACAGCATTCGAATCAGTTTATATAATGCGTTCTCTGGGGTTTTTCCCCCCAATAAGCATCCGATAATTGCACTTGAAGCCCGACCGTGGCTAATACGCAGCACAATTGGCCAGAACCGCAGCATATGAAAACAAATCAGGGCCGTCCGAAACGCACACACGACACACTTTTCAATCAGTTTGTTGGGGCTCCAGGACCCGTTGCACTCGGGTTTTCTGTGTGGCACGCGTCGCTGGATGTTCTCCTTGAGTGATTTACACCGTTTAAAACGTACCTCTTGCATTATAGCATATCGAAAACGAcaatagaaaaactaaaaataagttgGACTCCATTGCTCCATTCCGTTTCTGTGCAAAGTGTGACCAAATCGGTCGAAAAGGGGGATACCTGGTGCCTTAAAATACCGCACTGCGCAAATCTCCTAAATTTGGCCAGTGAAATATACCAAAGcattgcacacacacacaccgacgCAGGGCGCACGCACACTACCACACCGAGCAGCCGGTCCAGCGGAAAAGTTTCTAGAACGTCGTGCAACTCGAACTCCATTTAAAGTCGTTTTCCAACAgctgaaataattaaataaatatagtttattgCGGCTGCAACACCAAGGCCCAGATATACATTTAACAGGTGAGTGG includes:
- the TTLL12 gene encoding tubulin--tyrosine ligase-like protein 12, whose amino-acid sequence is MDGINKYNEFVALHKPQLESSSIPMHFWPALYRKLAADTFDAGEALQLMLIDYDEDEEQNPAEDDDSPNPVFALGVARDQGIRASDPQAIYLIDHAWTFRLNSARQQLQQYPHLADRLSAITGVDLELEDRIDKILRRLWKYCHAYSIGSEGLTDEERQPIWYVMDEVGSAVNHSDDPNFRLVPLLYLNTQTTFSVLFPIRDCEAGEQVTRDVVEYVAKEAPQRAALLLPWRDADLTGESFLQVEPRADYFTSGHIAETYPKENTDPLPSRSRCDPLKVYAEYEVVRQHLTSPEFLLVSNEQEADVLWLTHHFKTFEELADQSPGKFINQFPFEYVITIKDLLSIVGRRAAKEHHNGLTLDTYPDWLPTTYNLSTELREFAAYYQTRAAKGLDNHWIIKPWNLARGLDTYITDNIRQIVRLPATGPKIAQKYIERPVLFRREELEGRVKFDIRYVILLKSVKPLKAYVHRKFFLRFANHPFSLDNFDDYEKHYTVMNYQEEAQLHHVKCEDFVTLWQEQYPENDWSVLEQEICSMLYEVLQCASQADPPCGLAPCAQSRALYAADIMLRWTDDEERVMRPQLLEINWTPDCKRACDYYPEFFNDIFRLLFLDEENDESFRLLRPEKDQ
- the sax gene encoding activin receptor type-1; this encodes MESNLFLVFLLSFSICYNARAEISVRLLEEIQDIDMEPSAPINGKELPAVPQNSVQTHPRYKCYSCEPPCHDPLESSHTCQNAIQCWKSRTRDADGHEKVSRGCTTSFEQLPLCRQSSPNKLNGPSKRNTDNYYSLVCCNGDYCNSGDFPDLAPFASVTVTADTNRIGKMSLAILGPFLIITLLGVVAIFFIRRSHRKRLHASRTKEDPESYLVNDELLRATSAGDSTLREYLQHSVTSGSGSGLPLLVQRTLAKQVTLIECIGRGKYGEVWRGHWHGESIAVKIFFSRDEESWKRETEIYSTVLLRHENILGFIGSDMTSRNSCTQLWLMTHYYPLGSLFDHLNRNALSRNDMVWICLSIANGLVHLHTEIFGKQGKPAMAHRDLKSKNILVTSNGTCVIADFGLAVTHSHETGLLDLGNNPKVGTKRYMAPEVLDESIDLECFEALRRTDIYAFGLVLWEVCRRTIACGIAEEYKVPFSDVVPMDPSFEDMRKVVCTDNYRPSIPNRWSSDSLLAGMSKLMKECWHQNPNVRLPALRIKKTIHKLASADEKVRLDFDEVCV